The following coding sequences are from one Bufo bufo chromosome 2, aBufBuf1.1, whole genome shotgun sequence window:
- the SDHAF1 gene encoding succinate dehydrogenase assembly factor 1, mitochondrial: MIRHSNLQKQVLSLYKQFLRAGKDKPGFLPQIQHEFRKNAKIPRTDIMHIEYLLRLARRQLDQLRDASTKQLGVFIKTSREAENGPSAS; the protein is encoded by the coding sequence ATGATAAGACACAGCAACCTCCAGAAACAAGTCCTCAGTCTATACAAACAGTTTTTACGAGCTGGAAAGGACAAACCTGGTTTCCTGCCTCAAATCCAGCATGAATTTAGAAAAAATGCCAAAATCCCCAGGACGGACATCATGCACATAGAGTATCTCCTGCGCCTTGCCCGAAGGCAGCTGGACCAACTGAGGGATGCAAGCACAAAACAGCTCGGAGTCTTCATCAAAACCTCCAGGGAGGCAGAGAATGGTCCCTCAGCATCATAA